The Candidatus Omnitrophota bacterium genomic interval GCAGAAGGCTTTTGATGCCGATGATGTGCCGGTAGGGGCGGTTATCGTGCACGAGGGGCGGGTTATTGCCAGAGCCCATAATCAGATAAAATTGCTCAAAGACCCTACCGCTCACGCCGAGATGATAGCCATTACGCAGGCGGCCTCCTACCTGGCCAACGAGCGTTTGCTAAATACAACCATGTATGTTACAATTGAACCGTGTTCTATGTGCGCCGGAGCGCTTGTATTGGCTCGCGTAAAAAGGTTGGTTTACGGGGCATGCGACCCCAGGACAGGCGCATGCCATTCGGTCTTTAAGATCACCGATAATAAGCGATTAAATCACAGAATAAAGACTGAAAAAGGTGTATTGGAAAAAGAGTGCGTCTGGATGCTGAAAGAGTTCTTTAAGAAGAAACGGGTTAGATAATCAGTAAAACGGAGAGGTCGCCTAGTGGTCTATGGCGGCGGTTTGCTAAACCGCTATATGGGTAATACCGTATCGAGAGTTCAAATCTCTCCCTCTCCGCCAGTTTTAAGAAGTAAGTTCTTCTCAAAGTAGGAATATGTGGTATAATATCCCTACATACTAAATTTTGATCGAAGGGAGGTGTTAATAAAGATGAAAAAATTATTATTAGTACTTATCGCTCTTATGCTATCCGCTTCGATATCCTTTGCTCAGAATGATACGAAAGTCGTTGAGCCGGTAAAATCGGTGGTCGAGGGCATAGAGGCTGTAAGCGAATTCGTAGGTAAGGTAGTATCGGTTACCGTTGCCGAGCCGGCAAAGGGAGTGACTGAAAGCACGGTAAAAGTCAGCGACGAAATGGGTAATCCCGTATCGTTTACCGTAAGTTCAGCCGCGAAGATCACAGACGCGTCCCTAAACGCTATTACATTAGGCCAGCTTAAGGAGGGCGAGAAGGTAAAAGTAAAAGCTATAAAGACAAAAGAGGGCAAGGGAGAGGCTAAGTCAATAGCTGTTCAGTAATTCTTGCGATTTGATGTACAATATCAAACTGTTAAAGAAAGGGGGCTATTGCGATGAAAAAATTACTAATCGCTTTAATAGCTTTAACATTCGTAGTATCGCTGGCTTATGCCGAACAGGCAGGTCAGGCTGCTAAGAGCACCGAAGAATTGAAGACTTTTGTGGGCAAGATCGTATCGTTAGAATACGCCGATCCTACAAAAGGACTCGACAAGAACAATATGAAGGTTCTTGGCCCGGATGGTAACCCTGTTTCCTTCACGGTTCCGGTCACAGTAACGCTGCTTGACGCCGCGACAAGAGTTGTCACTCTGAATACCTTCAAAGTGGGTGACACTGTAAAGATTGAGCGCGTAAAGGGCGAAGTAAAGTCAGTACAGAAGCAATAATTTCACACTAACGGATTATTCGAGACGGCAGGCATTTCTTTTGAAGTGTCTGCCGTCTTGGTTTAAATAGACTTTGTGCTGTAAATATGGTATTATTGCCCACATGAAGAAGACTTTAAGGATACTGGGGCTGGTATTACTGATAGGGATAGTCTATTCTCTTATCCCCGTCACAGCACTGTATTTAGGGAAAGATGTAAGCGGGCCAACCAATGAACAGATCATCGAAAAGCTGAAAAACAATAAGGGTAATGTATTTTCGTTTATTGTTTTCGGCGACAACCACGCAGGCTTTATATTTAATGACAGCGCTTTCTTAAAAATAATACACAATATAAACAGGGAAAATAGATTCAAGAAGCTGAATATAGACTTTGTGACGAACCTCGGCGATATATCCTTCATTAAAGGCACAGAGTGGGATTACCGTTTATATGACAGGCTGCGCGCAAAAATAAAATGGCCGGTCATAAGCTTGATGGGTAATCATGACGATGAAAAAGGCAGCGACCGCAGGTTTAAAAAATATTTAGGCAAGAAAGAGTTCACCTTTACCGATCGGAACTCATACTTTATAGTTTTGGACAATAATATAACTTCGTTATCGGAAGAGCAGTGCAAGTGGCTCGAAGAGGAGCTGCAAAAATCAGCGTCTTACGCTCACCGTTTCATATTCATGCATAAACAGGCTATGTCATTGTACCAGCAATCGTGGTTCAGGCCGGAATTGGGCAGCTGGTCCTACCGATTCATGAAGTTGTGCGAAAAATACAAGGTGGATATTGTGTTTGCCGGCCATGAACACATGTTCAGAGAGGCAACTTATGGCGGCGTGCGGTATGTAATGTCAGGTGGAGCGGGGATGCTTAACCAGATACCGGAAGCCGATGGCGGATATCTGCATTACCTGGTGGTACGCGTGTATGGCGATTATGTAGATTTCGAAGTGCGCAAGATTTTCCCGCCGCTTTGGGAATATTTCACATACTATATGTGGAAAGAGCTGTTTTATCTTTTGAAGGATGTATTTTGCTAACCCTTAGACGATGCGCATATTAAGAGATTACATATTAAAGGAATTTTTCCACTCGTTTTTGCTCTCAATAGTAGTATTCACATTCGCCTTCCTGATAGGTAACATCATACAGATAGCGAACCTTGTAATAAATAAGGGCGTAAACCTGCTATCGGTGATGCAGCTGTTATTCTTCATGATACCGTGGCTCTTAAGTTTCACATTTCCGATGGCGTCACTTACATCGGTAATACTTACATTCGGGAGATTTTCCAGCGACGGCGAGCTTACCGCGATGAAGGCCAGCGGAATAAGCCTTTACCGCATAGCGTTTCCTATAATAATGGTGGGGGCTATGATAAGCGCCGCGACGTTTATATTAAATGACCAGATATCGTCAAACGCGTCTTACGCGTCGAGAAAAGTCATAAAAGAGATAGGTCTAAAAAACCCGACGGCCTATCTTGAGGCCGGTACTTTTATAAGAGGTTTTGAGAATTATGTAATATTCATATACGATGTTAAAGGGAACAAATTCAAAAATATAAGAATATACCAGCCTCAGGAGGGCAAGCCAACCCGCACCATAGTGGCGGAGTCGGGCGAGATAAACACTTTTCCCGAAAAAAATCTGCTGGAACTGAAACTATTTAACGGCACAAGCGAAGAACCGTCGCCTACGGATCCGGAAAATTTTTACAAATTGAATTTCAGGACCTATTATATGACGATAGACCTTGCTAAGATCCTCAAGAAAGAGAAGATAGACAAAAAAACCCGTGAAATGACGATGAAAGAACTGCGTGTCGAGATCAAAAAAGATATAGCGCAAAAGATAGACCCGATGCCTGTGCTGGTAGAAATGTACAAAAAGATAAATATGTCGATAGCGTCGTTTGTGCTTATACTTATAGGCATTCCTCTTGGCATAAGGGCGCACAGGAGTGAGAAATCCATAGGTTTCGGAATAAGCCTTCTATTATTTGCCATGTACTGGGGGGTGTTTTTGGGCGGTATAGCGATGTCGCTGCGGGGGACGTTACCGCCGTCGATAGGAGTCTCTTTACCCAATTTTGTATTTTTTGTGGTTGGTGTGGTGGTGTTTATATTTACAGCAAGGAGGTAGTATTTATGGGGCAGAAGAGCCGGTATCAGATAAAAAGTCAGCAGAGGCTTGTTAGGAAGAAAGCGCGGAAAAAACTTGCCGCTAAAGGCGCGAATCTCGCGGAATATTATTATGGAAAGTATTATTTAAAGCCGGAGTCTTCGGGGGCATAACATGGTAGATATTCACGATATAGTTATAGTGGGCGGCGGGCCCGCGGGCCTTACCGCCGGTATTTACGCTTCACGCGCCCGCATGAATACGCTTCTACTGGAAAAGATCGCCTGCGGCGGGCAGATATTGACAGCCGATGTAATAGAAAATTTTCCCGGGTTCCCCTGCGGTACGAATGGGCCGGACCTGGCGGACTTTATGCTGAAGCAGGCCGAGCATTTTGGCCTTGTGATCTCTACGCGTGAAGTTGCCAAGATATTACCAAAAAGCAGCCAATCCGACCCTTTCCTGATAAAGACGGTCGAAGGCGATGACATAAAGGCTCTTTCTGTAATAATATCCACCGGAGCTGACTGGAACGCTTTGGGCGTGCCGGGTGAGGATAAACTAAGGGGTAGGGGAGTTTCATACTGCGCGACATGCGATGGGCCGCTTTTTAGGAACAAAGAAGTAGTCGTTGTGGGCGGAGGAGATACCGCGCTGGGCGAGGCGATATATCTGACGCGTTTTGCCAGTAAAGTTACCGTTATACACAGGCGCGACGCTTTAAGGGCAACGCGCATATTGCAGGAAAGAGCGTTTGCCAATAAAAAAATGGAGCTTTGCCTAAAGTCGGTTGTTACCGAAATAGTGGGGACCAGCCGTGTCGAAGGCGTAAAAGTTAAAAATACGGCGACTTCCGAAGAAAAAACCATTAGGACTGACGGTGTATTCGTGCTTATAGGCCTTTCACCAAATTCAGGCATGTTTAAGGATCTGCTGAAGCTGGACGAAAAAGGCTATATCATATCAGACGAAGATATGAAGACTTCCATAGATGGTATATTTGCGTGCGGGGATGTCAGGAGCAAGCCATTAAGGCAGGTTGTTACGGCCACGGGAGAAGGCGCAACCGCCGCGGTCAGCGCCCAGCATTACGTCGAGAAGCTAAAAGGAACCGATTATAAATAGCCTTGACGTCCGTCGTATTTCATGATAATTTATAACCCCTGTGCCGAGGTAGCTCAGTGGTAGAGCGCTGCGCTGAAAACGCAGGCGTGGGCAGTCCGATTCTGCCCCTCGGCACCATTTTTTCTTCTATTAACCCGCCAACTATTTTGAAAAACTATGCAAGATAAGATAATTCAGTTAAGAAAAGGTAAAAAAGGCAGGCTCAAACCCGGCCATCCCTGGATATTCAAGGGCCAAATACTTAAGCTGACCTCATCCGTGAGGCCCGGCGATATCGTCACGGTAATAAGCAGCGAAGATGACTTTATAGGCCGCGGCTATTATAACCCCGCTTCCGACATATCTATACGACTGCTAACATTTAACGAAGAGCCCGTAGACAGCGCCCTTATACACAGAAAAATAAAAGAAGCGGTAGAAAAGAGGGAATTTCTAAAAGAAATAACGAACGCAAAGAGGCTTGTGTTCAGTGAGGCAGACGCGATCCCCGGACTGATAGTCGATCTTTATAATGATACGCTTGTCATCCAAATCTATACGCTTGGGATGGAAAAACTGAGAGAAGAGGCCTTGAGCGCTCTTAAGGACGTGGTAGGTCCAAAATATATATATGAGAAAAGTGATTCACCTTTCAGGAGGATAGAAAAATTGAAATCGGTTAAATGCTGGGTGGGCACTCCGGGGCCCGCCGAAGTCGAAATCGACGAAGCCAAGGTGAAGTTTATAGTCGATATAGAAAAAGGGCACAAGACGGGTTTTTATCTGGACCAGAGGCGGTCAAGGCTCGCTTTGCGCGCGATAGCAAAAGGTAAAAAAGTCCTGGACCTATTCTGTTATACCGGCGGGTTTTCCATAAATGCCGCTCTGGGCGGAGCAAAAAAGGTTCTCGGCATAGACGTAAAGTCCGACTGGCTTGATTTAGCCCGCAGGAACGCCGCTCTAAACAATGTTTCCGGCGCGATCGACCTGCAGGCCAGCGACGCTTTCAACGCTATTAAAAACATCTGTAATTCCGGTGAAAAATTTGATATCATAGTAGTTGATCCTCCATCATTCTTAAGGAGCAAAAAGGATCTTATAACCGCAGCTAAAGGCTACAAGGAGATAAATACGCTTGCGTTCAAAAGCCTGGCTGACGACGGGGTCTTGTGCACGTTCTCCTGTTCGCACAATATGCCGAATAAGATGTTTTCCGATATAGTAAAAGACGCGGCGGCCTGCGGCGGGAAAAAATTCGTTATATTAAAAAGGTGCAGGCAGGACAAGGATCACCCGATATCCAGAGAAATTCCGGAAACAGAATACTTAAAAGGATATTTCTTAAAGACGGTGCAATGAGCGAAGTAAAAGATAAAAAACGAAATAGCGGTGTCAGTAACGCGTTCAAGCTGTCTATGGTCGTGTTGCTTTTCGCGCTTACATTCATAAGACTTGCCTGCGCGCTGTATTTTCCATCCATAGAAATAATTTCAGATAAAATTCTCCTGGCGATAACATTATTTATAGTTGTATATTTATGGGTAAAAGAAGTAAGGGATTACCATCGCCTGCTTAGGCTGCACAAAAATTTGCAGATTACCAACGAACAATTAAAGGCTTCCGAAATCGACACCATAGCCGCGCTGATAAAAGCCGAAGAAGAAAAAGACGGGTATACCCGCGGCCACTCCGATAGAGTGACTAAAATTTCACTGGCGATAGCCCAAGAGATGAATCTTGATAACGAGAAGAAGAGACTTATCGAACGCGCGGGCATACTGCACGATATAGGCAAGATAGGGATATGTGATTCGATACTGTGTAAAAAAGAAAAGCTGACAGACGAAGAATGGCTCGTTATAAAGAGCCATCCGGATAAGGGCGACAAGATTCTGGAGCCGTTAAAATTTCTGCCCACCGAAAGGGATATAATCTTAAGCCACCACGAACGCTATGACGGGAAAGGCTATCCGCGCGGGCTTAAAGGCAGCCAGATACGCATAGAGGCGCTCATATTAGCGGTAGCCGACGCTTTTGACGCGATGAATTCCGCGCGTTCTTATAGACAGCCGCTTAGCAAAGAAGTTATAACGTCAGAATTGGAAAAATCGCGGGGCACACAACATTCGGCGGAAGTTGTTGACTATTTTTTAAGACTGCTTAAGAAAAGGCCGGAACTCTGGGAGAGGCAATGAAAAGAAGAATAGGTGAAATTTTAATGGCGAACGGCCTGATAACGAGGAAGATCCTTGACGAGGCGCTTGCTTATCAACAGGCCCACGGAGGCAATATAACCCAATACCTGATAGCTCATGGCCATATAAAAGAGGAAGAACTTGCCAAGTGTATTTCAATTCAATTCGGATATCCGTACCTGCCGCTAAGGGCCTATGAGATACCCGCGAGTATCGCGAAGATAGTACCCGTGGCTATAGTAAAAAAATACTGGCTCATACCGGTAGATAAGATTCAAAATATTATAACGCTTGTCATGGCCGATCCGTTCGACGAGGACGCGCTAAACGAGGTTGAGAAGGCTACCGGGTGCAAGGTGCAGCCGTTTGTGGGCATACTGTCGGATATACTTAAGGCGATAGAAAAATATTACGGTATAAATGTCGGATATGAAGACCTGAAAAAAACCAGGGAAAAAGCCCCGCTTTTTATCGCCGAGGAAAAGTATGCCGGTGTCGAACGCAGAAGATCTCTAAGGTTACGCGCGAAGATAGCCGTGCATTTCCCGCTTCAGAATGAATATAAAAAATCCGAGACAAAAGATGTGAGCATGCATGGATTTTTGTTTGAGTCATCCAACGCGCTTCCGATAGGATCTGTGCTGGTAATGGATGTAGAGCTTCCAAAGGATATAAATCCTTATCCGATACCCGCTATTGTAAAGGTGGCCAGAACCATAGAATTGCCAAACAAAGGTTTTGATGTAGGCGTCGAGATAATCAGGATAGCCAAGGAAGATCTGGAAAAGATTATGAACTACGCTTTGTCGCAGCAAACCGCGCAAAGATAGTTTATTCAATAGATGTTTTATAAATTATACCAAAAAATCAGGTTATTTTTACTATACCTATCCGGCCACAAAAGACAAGTTGCGGCGGCTGTGATAGAAAAAAATTCTAAGATACTCATTGCCAAAAGAAGAAGCGGTGACACTCTCGGCGGGAAATGGGAATTCCCCGGAGGAAAGATAGAGCCGGGCGAGACACCGGAAGAATGCCTGACAAGAGAGCTAAAAGAAGAGTTTGATGTAGAGACAGAGGTGGAAGGCTTTTTGTTATCCACGACATTCAGATATTTTCTGATTCCCATAGAATTGCTGGCATACAAAGTTAAGCATATATCAGGCGAGTTTAAAGCGAATGAACACGACGAGATAATGTGGGTATCCCCAAACGAATTCGATAGTTATGATCTTGTCAACGCGGATAAGCCCATAGCCAAAGTAATATTAGAAGCCAAAAATACGGGATATAAAACATAAAAATAGGAGTGAAGAATATGTGGTACTTTATTATAATCATATCGGTGCTTTATGTGGGTTTCTTTATTTGGGCTACCATAGATTACAGGAAGAAAGAAAAAGTCCAGGAAAAAGATACGGATAAGTCTGTCTGCCGTTCCGAAAACTCTCTGGATGAGTATGGCAAGAAGATGAATACCTCGGAAACCCCCGAATGCCCGGAGCCGGAAGAATGACGAAGATCAGGCATTTAGCGCATAAAAAAGGTTTTACCCTTGTAGAAGTGCTGATAGCGGCTCTTATAATGGGAATAGGCCTTATTAGTGTTGGGGCCGCTATCTATGAACAATTCTCTTTTGTTGGCCAAATAAGGGAGAGGGTCATCGCGGACATGGCCGCCCAGGAAGAGATCGAATATATTAGAGGGCTGCCGTTCAATACCATTATAAATTCTAATACAGCTTTCCCTAATCCTTCAAGCTTCAGTTCATTATTAAACAATAACAATCCAAGCGTTGCCGTAGCGGTAGACAATTACCTAAGTGATCCTTCAAATAATATTCGCAGGGTTTCCGTTACTGTAAGCTGGGATTCCTTTATGGGCAGTAGATTACAAACAAACCTCGTTACTTTAGTAACGCGTAACGGTATTGACAGACAATGATGTATATGGACCGGAAGAATAAAGGTTTCACGATAGCCGAGATGCAGATAGCGTTGTTCGTGGCTACTATCATACTGATAGCCGCAATCTCTCTTTATATATTTTATTGGCGAGGATTTGTTACGGGCAATACCGTTTTGGATATCTATTCTAATTCAAGGATGGCGATGGGGTGGATAGCAAAAGATGTCAGATCGGCCGCGGAGATATTGCCGCAATCCACAATTGTGTCGGGGCGCACAACTTCCGATAGCTGTATTGTTCTACAGGTACCGTCTATTGCCAATACCGGCGGCAGCGCCAGTGTTATACCGTCACAATTTGATGAAATTGTTTATATAGTGCAAGACGGCAACCTGCAGCGTATCGTAACTCCGTACACAGCAGGGCTTACACCAAGCGTCAGGCCGCCTGAAAACCGCGCCGTAGCTCGTTATTGTAATTTGGTAACCTTTTACAAAGTAGATACCTCCACCGGTACATGGACGCCTTTATCAGGCTTTTTGGGCAGCGGCGGGAATTTATCCACCATTAACAATATGGGCGTATCTTTGCCAATAAATGAGACTACCCTCTCTTTAAGCGGTGTAGAGACACAAAACTATTCGATAACCCCGACCATGGTATTAAGATTGCGGAATAAATAGGCGAGAAAGAGGTATAAAGTTTATGCGTAGTAAAAAAAATAAAGGCGTTGTGCTGATTACGACCATTTTGATCGCGTCTATCCTAATAATAATCGCTATACCGTATATATCAAGAGTCGCTTCGGAATATAGGCTGATGTCAAAAATGTATAAATCAACTCTTGCTCTTAATTTAGCCGAAGCGGGTATAGAGCGGGCCATCTGGGAAATATGTTATAACAATAGCGATTTTTCGGGATGGGTGTATTCAAACGAGGCCAATATTCAAACATGGGCTATTTCAAACGCAGCGTTTAAAAACACAGCCGGCAAAACAGTCGGTTATTATGATCTTGCAGTTTCGCTTCCCGTAGGGACAACAACGCGGACAATTGTGTCCACAGCTTATGTGCCGGGTAAAAGTTCTCCGGACGCGACAAAAAAGATCACGGTCAATTATGCCGGGGGCCAGTATCATTTTACGAACGCGATTGCAGCCGCCGGTTCTAATCCAAGTATTACGGTAAGCGGCAATGTAATAGTGGATAGTTATGATTCTTCGGTCGGGCCTTATGGCAACCCGAATCAGACTAACACCAGGCAGGGTAATATACAAACCAACGGCCCCATAAACCTGACCGGTAACGCATATATATACGGTAATGCGAACCCCGGGCCAAGCTATCCATTCTCGGGCAATCCTCCGGTGTCCGGTTCTTATGCAACTTTGTCAGCTCCTATCAGTGTTAATCCCATACCTGCCGCGACTGTTAACGCCGCGCGAACGACTAATAATAACAGCAATATTACCGTTACAAGCGATGGAAACACAACGGCCTATGCCGGCGGGGATGTTCTTAGCGTAAGCAGTAACGATATTTTGACACTCGCGGGCGGCACATACTATTTTACTTCGATGAGTGTGTCCGGTAACGCCCAGATCAGCGTCAGCGGATCATCTATAATATACGTGGATGGCGGCAACGTATCAGTATCCGGCAACGGGATTGTTAACAGTGGCACGCCGTTAAATCTGGCATTATATTCTACAGGCAATAATGTTACACTGTCCGGCAATTCGGCATATATCGGGACGGTATATGCGCCCGATGCTACTGTGCGGGTAAGCGGTAATGACAACTTTTATGGAGCTATTGTTTGCGGCAGCAGCGTTGATACAGGTAACGCGTCCATTCATTTTGATTTAGCGCTGATAAACGCGCCTCAAGTCGTCGATAATGATAGAATTATTTCCTGGCTCGAAGAGTAGACGCCCTATCCTATAAGCACCAAACCTCTCCCGGCGTTCTTACCACTCGATATAAGCAACTATCTCCGCTAAAAATCGTTGTAAGTTTATACTACAATCGTCGTAATGGTTTTACCTCTTAATGCGAGGTGATCCCTAATCAATTCATGGAAATGTCCAGTGATAGGAAATGTCCACTAAACAGAGGACATTTAGATGCAGTGGACATTTAATACAACCTATCTGATCTATACCATCGGACAGTTGTTCTATTTCATAGAACAGGCAGCATTTCCCTCTTTAAGAAAAACCTTGACATCAATGTTCACTAATGGTATATTGTTCAGTAATTAGTGAACATTAAAAAGGAGTGAACATTATGAATGGCCATACAAATGGAACGAATATTTTTGCTGATAAGGCGACTTTCATTCTAAGGAAGATGCTGTCTAATCCCGAAAAGAAGTGGGTTACGCGCGACTTTATGGGTGATGACGGGGTAAGCCTTGGAATGGCGCAGGGAGTGCTTGAAACGATGGCGAAGAAGGGCTACATCGAGCGGGTCAAGCGCGGTCCCGATAGCTATGCGCTTCTTACGAATAAAAACGAACTCATTAGCGATTGGGTATCGGAGTATCGGTTTGACCTAAACGAAGTCGATGTTTATTATTCCCCTGATAAGAATATTCTATTGAAGCTTAAGGATTATCTGAAAGATAAACAATACGCGCTCACTCTTCATTCGGGCGCTAACCTGATAACATCTTTTGTGGTTACAGATCAAATCGATCTGTATTTTAAGCCGGAAAACTGGAAGAAAGAGATCCTTGAGTTGCGACAACAGCTTGACTTAAAGGAGCTTGTAAGAGGCGGTAATGTCCGCATTATTTGCCCCGCGTACAAAAATAGCGTATTTTATGGGGCCCGGACAATAAAGGGATGCAAAGTTGTTTCCGGTCTACAGCTTTACCTTGATCTCTACAATTTTAAACCTCGTGGCCGCGAGCACGCGGAATATCTGAAAAAAGCATTGGAAGAGAAGGGGAAGAGCTTGTATGAATCTTGAGAAAATCGAAGCCGTATTTTTTAGTGTGCTTGAAGATATCAGCGGTTATCTTCCGGATCTCACGCTTGTCGGAGGATGGATGCCGTACATCTATTCAAATTTTCTTTGGAAAACATCCGTAAAAAATCCAGTAACCACGGTTGATATTGATTTTGGCGTGGATCAATCCGTTACCGGAGATTATTCAAAGACAATTTTTGAAACGCTTTCCCCTTTGGATTACAAAGAGCGTCATTTTAAGATGGATAGGCCGTTTCCTGTAGTGCTCTATAAAGAAAAGGTTCCGGTAGAGTTTATTACTTATCCTACCGTCGATATTAAAGCGATCGAGAAGATGGTGGGTCAGCAAATACAGATAAACAAGATCGATAAATTTGATTTTCTATTAAAACACCGGATCTCGATAAACGTTCAGGGTAAGCAAAAGAACAAAAGCTATCTTATCAATTGCCCAAGCCCATCGGCTTTTTTGTATCACAAGGGAGCGACTTTTATTTATAGGGAGAACGAAGAGAAGCGGGCTAAGGATTTGTACTACATGTACTTCATCTTGCGGTACGCGCCTGACATCGATGCTATTTTGAAGGAAGTATCCCAGTACAGAGAAAAAGGGCATTTAATGGATGTGCCGGATAATATAAATAAGTTCTTCGAAAGAGTTTCAAGTCAAGGGTGCCTTTTGATAGAAGAGGAAAACGGCCCCGATGAATACATTCATGATGTTCGGCAGGACATATTTGATAGATTTAATGGGCTGAAGGAAGCATTAAAAGGGATCGGCAAGTGAAGACCTACGCTGTCGGCGATATTCATGGCGCCTACAAGGCATTGATACAGTGTTTTAATACTAAGAAATACTGGCAGTCGGATTTGTCGCCGGAATTATATGGCGGGACACTGGACAGATTATAAGGGCCAAGTCGCGAGAGTTGATGATTTATTTTGGACCTCAAATTACATGAAAAAAGCCATAATCGTTAATGATAAAATGCAGAAGAATTTCCGCTATTATCTGACAGAGCCTGCCGGTAAAAATTTCCACCCGGAATTTAAGCCGGAGCTCACCCCGAAAGAAATGCTGGAGATGGGAGTCTTTGGCGGGAAATACATGACCGATTGTGGAAAGGAATTTCCCGGATCATGGTACAAAAAAGCAAAGCTATGTCCCGAAAAACATGACGCAAACTTAAATTATTTCGGCATAAACGCGAGCCAGCCTCTTTCTATTTGGAGAAAGAAAGGATGGATATATCCGGATGATCCCCGCGGATGGTTCCAGTGGTATTGCCGTTATTATATGGGGCGGCGCCTTCCGGGAGAGGATGAGCGCCAGATAAAGAGATGGAAGGCGATAAAAAGACATATCGCTCAAGTTAAGAAAAACTGTAAGAAACAAGACGCCGCCTGCAGGCCTAGGCAACGGCAGGCAATCCTTCATTGGGCGTATGACAGTAGAACATTATAAAGGAGCTAAAGGATATGAGTAAAAAAGACAAAAAGATCATTCTTATAGCCCAGCGCAACCCTCA includes:
- a CDS encoding type IV toxin-antitoxin system AbiEi family antitoxin; protein product: MNGHTNGTNIFADKATFILRKMLSNPEKKWVTRDFMGDDGVSLGMAQGVLETMAKKGYIERVKRGPDSYALLTNKNELISDWVSEYRFDLNEVDVYYSPDKNILLKLKDYLKDKQYALTLHSGANLITSFVVTDQIDLYFKPENWKKEILELRQQLDLKELVRGGNVRIICPAYKNSVFYGARTIKGCKVVSGLQLYLDLYNFKPRGREHAEYLKKALEEKGKSLYES
- a CDS encoding GSU2403 family nucleotidyltransferase fold protein is translated as MNLEKIEAVFFSVLEDISGYLPDLTLVGGWMPYIYSNFLWKTSVKNPVTTVDIDFGVDQSVTGDYSKTIFETLSPLDYKERHFKMDRPFPVVLYKEKVPVEFITYPTVDIKAIEKMVGQQIQINKIDKFDFLLKHRISINVQGKQKNKSYLINCPSPSAFLYHKGATFIYRENEEKRAKDLYYMYFILRYAPDIDAILKEVSQYREKGHLMDVPDNINKFFERVSSQGCLLIEEENGPDEYIHDVRQDIFDRFNGLKEALKGIGK
- a CDS encoding prepilin-type N-terminal cleavage/methylation domain-containing protein; the encoded protein is MTKIRHLAHKKGFTLVEVLIAALIMGIGLISVGAAIYEQFSFVGQIRERVIADMAAQEEIEYIRGLPFNTIINSNTAFPNPSSFSSLLNNNNPSVAVAVDNYLSDPSNNIRRVSVTVSWDSFMGSRLQTNLVTLVTRNGIDRQ